In the genome of Hymenobacter cellulosivorans, one region contains:
- a CDS encoding metallophosphoesterase: MRRPFLLGCLLLLLSSLQPAAAQKKTQTPHPTRPNYNHGGENWESKTPPDSSRIRYSIFLIGDVGKPIKKSEGGEPSLNFLHQQIVKAGSKSTTIFLGDNIYEYGMPREGAYDRKESEERMVGQLESLRGYAGEKYMIPGNHDWKQGLTGAVDQVNRQQAFVEGYLTSDSAAFPFTGDFFIPRNACPGPFEVRLQDDILMIAINSQWFLQTSGERPYGGNSGCGVANETDFFTQLEDIIQRNQNRNIMVIAHHPLFSDGIHGGYFTLADHFFPLSIVYKYAFLPLPIIGSVYPFARKYGGVSQDIPHPLYQAYKKGLMEIFNKYPNIIYAAGHEHNLQYFKEGSLHHIVSGSGCKTQHVRPGKSGDAIFSDKEKGWSRVNYYDNGEVWTEFWIPNDKGESGRMVFRTPLYAKETKVVAEIKEVNNVKRPNFQDSTVTTAVNKDYDERGKFHRFLFGEHYRKEWATPVKFPVLDMATERGGLEPYKVGGGKQTASLKVRNEEGRNYTLRGLNKDPAAVLPEALREGAAKDILQDQISAQHPFGAFPVATLGTTAGILHTNPKPVFIPQDPLLGQYYERFSNTPAMIEEDAKDDQSNVASLGNAENLVGTDKVMERLIDDNDNRVNEKAFARSRLFDMWIGDWDRHEDQWRWAETKDKDGDRKFTAVPEDRDIAFFKGDGLLPYLASRKWAIRNFQNFGYDYADFKGLNLTALANDRVFLASVSKEDWVKIAEKMKADLTDAEIEKAFRSQWPKEIYDLHGPEIIAKLKSRRDLLPKLAADYYGTLNDIVEVKGSSKREKFEVERLEGDKTRVKVTKINKEGKLTKTLFDKTFDKETDEIRLYGFSGNDVYNVTGQSKGGSIVRIIGGTDRDSITDNSRVGGLRHKTQIYDADTGNVINAGKETRLRLQPGIEVSQYDTHPRTDRKDYSLNYFGPALYFGYNVDDRLFFGGGVTYRTYGFRKAPFSTEQTLAANYSPSQRAYNVRYNGQFVDVIGRYDLRVNAQLYGPQLLYNYFGEGNNTTNELLGSDDRVRARDINETYRVRFSRLYVSPVLERDLFSFLKVGIGPQYDQFRVEREPIGSQIARGLDANNNGVSGAALGIRASDFQLNRYLGGRAYLNIDAASSPKNPRIGLRWYNEVQHNYQLNAEQLNFGRITSEFRFYLSPNFPFQLTWAGRIGAARNWGDYRFYQANTLGGTTNLRGYRRTRYAGRASVYANAEARLQLFSFNAYLVPGKFGILGLADAGRVYSEYDTRTGIDAFHTGFGGGIWVDVLKQAVINATYSVGEEKLVFVGFDFLF, encoded by the coding sequence ATGAGAAGACCTTTTCTGCTCGGCTGCTTACTGCTTCTGCTAAGTAGCCTCCAACCTGCCGCTGCCCAAAAGAAAACCCAGACTCCGCACCCAACTCGTCCTAATTATAACCACGGCGGGGAAAACTGGGAAAGCAAGACCCCGCCCGATAGTAGCCGTATCCGCTACTCCATCTTTCTGATCGGCGACGTGGGCAAACCCATTAAGAAGTCAGAAGGCGGGGAGCCTTCCCTGAACTTCCTGCACCAGCAGATCGTGAAAGCCGGCTCCAAGAGCACGACCATCTTTCTGGGCGACAACATCTACGAATACGGCATGCCCCGCGAAGGCGCCTACGACCGCAAAGAGTCTGAGGAGCGTATGGTCGGGCAGCTCGAATCCCTGCGCGGCTACGCCGGCGAGAAGTACATGATTCCGGGCAACCACGACTGGAAGCAGGGCCTGACCGGCGCCGTCGACCAGGTGAACCGGCAGCAGGCCTTTGTAGAAGGCTACCTGACCAGCGACTCGGCCGCCTTCCCCTTCACCGGCGACTTTTTCATTCCGCGCAACGCCTGCCCGGGCCCGTTTGAGGTGCGTCTGCAGGACGATATTCTGATGATTGCCATCAACTCGCAGTGGTTTCTGCAAACCAGCGGCGAGCGGCCCTACGGCGGCAACAGCGGCTGCGGCGTGGCCAACGAAACCGACTTTTTTACCCAGCTCGAAGACATCATCCAGCGGAATCAGAACCGCAACATCATGGTCATTGCCCACCACCCGCTGTTCTCGGATGGTATTCACGGGGGCTACTTCACCCTGGCTGACCATTTCTTCCCGCTTTCCATCGTCTATAAGTACGCCTTCCTGCCCTTGCCCATCATCGGCTCGGTGTATCCGTTTGCCCGCAAGTACGGCGGGGTAAGCCAGGATATTCCGCACCCTTTGTACCAGGCTTATAAAAAGGGCCTGATGGAGATTTTCAATAAGTACCCCAACATCATCTACGCCGCCGGGCACGAGCACAACTTGCAGTATTTCAAGGAGGGCTCATTGCACCACATCGTCAGCGGCTCGGGCTGCAAAACTCAGCACGTACGCCCCGGCAAGAGCGGCGATGCCATTTTCTCGGACAAGGAAAAAGGCTGGTCGCGGGTGAACTACTACGACAACGGCGAGGTATGGACCGAGTTCTGGATTCCCAACGACAAGGGCGAATCGGGCCGCATGGTGTTCCGCACGCCGCTCTACGCCAAGGAAACCAAGGTGGTAGCCGAAATCAAGGAAGTAAACAACGTGAAGCGGCCCAACTTTCAGGACAGCACCGTGACCACGGCCGTCAATAAGGACTACGACGAGCGGGGCAAGTTTCACCGCTTCCTTTTCGGTGAGCATTACCGCAAGGAGTGGGCGACGCCGGTGAAATTTCCGGTGCTGGACATGGCCACCGAGCGTGGCGGCCTGGAGCCCTACAAAGTGGGCGGCGGCAAGCAGACGGCTTCGCTGAAAGTGCGCAACGAGGAAGGCCGCAACTACACCCTGCGCGGCCTGAACAAGGACCCCGCGGCTGTGCTGCCCGAGGCCCTGCGCGAAGGCGCCGCCAAGGATATTCTGCAGGACCAGATTTCAGCCCAGCACCCGTTTGGTGCCTTCCCGGTGGCCACGCTGGGCACTACAGCCGGCATTCTGCACACCAACCCCAAGCCGGTGTTCATCCCGCAGGACCCCTTGCTGGGCCAGTACTACGAGCGGTTCTCGAACACGCCGGCCATGATTGAGGAAGACGCCAAGGACGACCAAAGCAACGTGGCCTCCCTGGGCAACGCCGAAAACCTGGTGGGCACCGACAAGGTGATGGAGCGTCTCATCGACGACAACGACAACCGCGTCAACGAAAAGGCCTTTGCCCGCTCCCGCCTCTTCGACATGTGGATTGGCGACTGGGACCGGCACGAAGACCAGTGGCGCTGGGCCGAAACCAAGGACAAGGACGGGGACCGGAAGTTCACGGCCGTGCCCGAAGACCGCGACATTGCCTTCTTCAAGGGCGACGGTTTGCTGCCCTACCTGGCCTCGCGCAAGTGGGCCATCCGCAACTTCCAGAACTTTGGCTACGACTACGCCGATTTCAAAGGCCTCAACCTGACGGCCCTGGCCAACGACCGGGTGTTCCTGGCTTCGGTAAGCAAAGAGGACTGGGTCAAGATTGCCGAGAAGATGAAGGCCGACCTGACCGATGCCGAAATCGAAAAGGCCTTCCGCTCGCAGTGGCCCAAGGAAATCTACGACCTGCACGGTCCCGAAATCATTGCCAAGCTCAAGAGCCGCCGCGACCTGCTGCCGAAGCTCGCCGCCGACTACTACGGTACGCTCAACGACATCGTGGAAGTGAAGGGCAGCTCCAAGCGCGAGAAGTTTGAAGTGGAGCGCCTCGAAGGGGACAAGACCCGGGTGAAGGTGACCAAGATCAACAAGGAGGGCAAGCTGACCAAAACCCTGTTCGACAAAACCTTCGACAAGGAAACCGACGAAATCCGCCTCTACGGCTTCTCCGGCAACGACGTGTACAACGTCACGGGCCAGTCGAAGGGTGGCTCCATCGTGCGCATCATTGGCGGCACCGACCGGGACTCGATTACCGACAACTCCCGCGTGGGTGGCCTGCGCCACAAAACCCAGATTTACGACGCCGACACCGGCAACGTCATCAATGCTGGTAAGGAAACTCGCCTGCGTCTGCAGCCTGGCATCGAGGTCAGCCAGTACGACACTCACCCGCGCACCGACCGCAAAGACTACAGCCTAAACTACTTCGGCCCGGCCCTGTACTTTGGCTATAATGTGGACGACCGGCTGTTCTTCGGCGGTGGCGTGACGTACCGCACCTACGGCTTCCGCAAGGCCCCGTTCTCGACCGAGCAGACGCTGGCAGCCAACTACTCGCCTTCCCAGCGCGCCTACAACGTGCGCTACAACGGGCAGTTCGTGGACGTCATCGGCCGCTACGACTTGCGGGTGAATGCCCAGCTTTACGGCCCGCAGCTGCTGTATAACTACTTCGGGGAGGGCAACAATACCACGAACGAGCTGCTGGGCTCCGACGACCGGGTGCGGGCCCGCGACATCAACGAAACCTACCGGGTGCGCTTCTCCCGCCTCTACGTGAGCCCCGTGCTGGAGCGTGACCTGTTCAGCTTCCTCAAAGTGGGTATTGGTCCGCAGTACGACCAGTTCCGCGTCGAGCGGGAGCCCATCGGCAGCCAGATTGCCCGCGGCCTCGACGCCAACAACAACGGCGTGAGCGGCGCGGCCCTCGGCATTCGGGCCTCCGACTTCCAGCTCAACCGCTACCTCGGCGGCCGGGCCTACCTGAACATCGACGCGGCCAGCTCGCCCAAGAACCCACGCATTGGCCTGCGCTGGTACAACGAAGTGCAGCACAATTACCAGCTCAATGCCGAGCAGCTCAACTTCGGCCGGATTACCTCCGAGTTCCGCTTCTACCTGAGCCCCAACTTCCCCTTCCAGCTTACCTGGGCCGGCCGTATCGGGGCGGCCCGCAACTGGGGCGACTACCGCTTCTACCAGGCCAACACGCTGGGCGGTACCACCAACCTGCGCGGCTACCGCCGTACGCGCTACGCCGGCCGGGCGTCGGTGTATGCCAACGCCGAAGCCCGCTTGCAGCTCTTCAGTTTCAACGCCTACCTGGTGCCCGGCAAGTTTGGTATTCTGGGCCTGGCCGATGCCGGCCGCGTGTACTCCGAGTATGATACCCGCACTGGCATTGATGCTTTCCACACCGGTTTCGGCGGCGGCATCTGGGTTGACGTCCTTAAGCAGGCCGTTATCAACGCCACGTATTCGGTGGGCGAAGAAAAGCTGGTGTTCGTTGGCTTCGACTTCCTGTTC
- a CDS encoding Pycsar system effector family protein, translated as METIETLKPAKAEILKKAKAYITALFEEKLPKSLVYHSFKHTATTVKEAKALGEATELSPEDLEALVLAAWFHDAGYTEVYDGHEYRSMEMAEQWLQSQGYPADRIAVVKDIIRATHRNETAKTELQQLLVDADMSSMGKEEFFANGELLRAEWETVLGKSYDSVEWAETQLDFLLSSKFLTDAAKDRYKDQYKENIKDQRKLLKKTEKKQKKREQEEQGNFAEGKRGVETMFRTTYSNHIKLSDMADKKASMMISLNAVIMSVLITYLGAKTTAVGPSFTRNPILTVPMSILLATALGSVVSAILSAQPDVTSFKWLKKSPQVATNRRVNLLFFGNFTKLSLDDFQSGMTGLMRNKDNLYTNMVTDIYYLGEVLSRKYRLLRISYTIFMVGLILTALSFGIVLLYKS; from the coding sequence ATGGAAACCATCGAGACTCTTAAGCCGGCCAAAGCCGAAATCCTGAAGAAGGCCAAGGCGTATATTACGGCCCTCTTCGAGGAAAAATTACCCAAGTCCCTCGTCTATCATTCCTTTAAGCACACGGCTACCACCGTCAAGGAGGCCAAGGCCCTTGGCGAAGCCACCGAGCTGAGCCCGGAAGACCTGGAAGCCCTGGTCCTGGCCGCCTGGTTTCACGACGCGGGATACACCGAAGTCTACGACGGGCACGAGTACCGCAGCATGGAAATGGCCGAGCAGTGGCTGCAAAGCCAAGGCTACCCCGCCGACCGGATTGCTGTAGTTAAAGACATTATCCGGGCCACGCACCGCAACGAAACGGCCAAAACCGAGCTGCAGCAGCTGCTCGTGGATGCCGACATGAGCAGCATGGGCAAGGAAGAGTTCTTTGCCAACGGCGAGTTGCTGCGGGCCGAGTGGGAAACCGTGCTGGGCAAAAGCTACGACAGCGTAGAATGGGCCGAAACCCAACTCGACTTCCTGCTTTCCTCCAAGTTCCTGACTGACGCAGCCAAGGACCGTTATAAGGACCAGTACAAGGAGAACATCAAGGACCAGCGCAAGCTGCTGAAGAAAACGGAGAAGAAGCAGAAAAAGCGGGAGCAGGAAGAGCAGGGCAACTTTGCCGAGGGCAAGCGGGGCGTTGAAACAATGTTCCGGACCACCTACAGCAACCACATCAAGCTCTCCGACATGGCCGACAAGAAGGCCAGTATGATGATTAGCCTCAACGCGGTGATTATGTCGGTGCTCATCACCTATCTGGGCGCCAAAACCACGGCCGTCGGCCCGTCCTTCACCCGCAACCCCATCCTGACGGTGCCCATGAGCATTCTGCTGGCTACGGCCCTGGGCTCGGTGGTATCGGCTATCCTGTCGGCCCAGCCTGATGTGACCAGCTTCAAGTGGCTCAAGAAAAGCCCCCAGGTGGCCACCAACCGCCGGGTGAATCTGCTGTTCTTCGGCAACTTCACCAAGCTCAGCCTCGACGACTTCCAGAGCGGCATGACCGGTCTGATGCGCAACAAGGACAACCTCTACACCAACATGGTGACGGACATCTACTACCTGGGCGAAGTACTCTCGCGCAAGTACCGCCTGTTGCGCATCAGCTACACCATCTTCATGGTCGGCCTGATCCTGACGGCGCTTTCGTTCGGCATTGTGCTGCTCTATAAGTCGTAG
- a CDS encoding DUF2652 domain-containing protein encodes MGLLDDMRAARRAAGRRPTAAATVAADDGMQPALLFIPDISGFTRFIQESGSVLAPQLIADLLEILVEANTLNMEVSEIQGDAILFYRLGPPPTIQEVVTQCRRIFLDFQNYVRLVERDLDSELSTALRAHDLTIKIIVHFGAVSVAQIRQFTKLMGRDVIVVHRLLKNNVTGNEYILLSDGYLETQPAADVARSFSWTRLLRGTCLYDHLGEICYRYAYLSPLRLLLGENGENSPAHDGNAVKVISTVHVPAAYALRVLSNFRLRAHWMPGVSDVTYDLTKAGRLGTSYKVKLNRGQIDFQTVQRFEDADRIEYVEKISLFRLFPNSFLFCFIEAVDAHSCLVTLEFRYGYIASANPLIRFGQRQRMRRFMGQSIRQFASFCEQLKRDGKEG; translated from the coding sequence ATGGGTTTATTGGATGACATGCGCGCCGCCCGCCGGGCTGCCGGCCGCCGCCCCACCGCTGCGGCCACCGTGGCGGCCGATGATGGCATGCAACCCGCCCTGCTCTTCATTCCCGACATCAGCGGCTTTACTCGCTTCATTCAGGAATCAGGGAGCGTGCTGGCACCCCAGCTTATTGCCGACCTGCTCGAAATCCTGGTGGAGGCCAACACCCTGAACATGGAGGTGAGCGAAATTCAGGGCGACGCCATCCTGTTTTACCGTCTGGGTCCGCCGCCTACTATTCAGGAGGTCGTGACCCAGTGCCGCCGCATCTTCCTCGACTTTCAGAATTACGTGCGGCTGGTGGAGCGCGACCTAGATTCGGAACTCAGCACGGCGCTGCGGGCTCACGATTTGACCATCAAGATTATCGTGCATTTCGGGGCCGTCAGCGTGGCCCAGATCCGGCAGTTTACCAAGCTCATGGGCCGCGACGTCATCGTGGTGCACCGGCTGCTCAAGAACAACGTGACCGGCAACGAGTACATCCTGCTCTCCGACGGCTACCTCGAAACCCAGCCAGCCGCCGACGTGGCCCGCAGCTTTTCCTGGACCCGGCTGCTGCGCGGCACCTGTCTCTACGACCACCTGGGCGAAATCTGCTACCGCTACGCCTACCTCTCGCCGCTGCGCCTGCTGCTGGGCGAAAACGGCGAAAACAGCCCCGCCCACGACGGCAACGCCGTGAAGGTGATAAGCACGGTGCATGTGCCGGCCGCGTATGCCCTGCGGGTCCTGAGCAACTTTCGGCTGCGGGCCCACTGGATGCCCGGCGTGAGCGACGTGACTTATGACCTAACCAAAGCCGGCCGGCTGGGTACCAGCTACAAAGTAAAGCTCAACCGCGGGCAGATTGACTTCCAGACCGTGCAGCGCTTCGAGGATGCCGACCGGATTGAGTACGTGGAGAAAATTTCGCTTTTCCGGCTTTTCCCCAACTCCTTCCTGTTCTGCTTTATCGAGGCCGTCGACGCGCACTCCTGCCTCGTGACGCTTGAGTTTCGCTACGGTTACATTGCCAGCGCCAATCCGCTGATCCGGTTTGGGCAGCGCCAGCGCATGCGCCGCTTTATGGGTCAGTCCATCCGGCAGTTTGCCTCGTTTTGTGAGCAATTGAAGCGCGACGGAAAAGAGGGGTAA
- a CDS encoding RNA polymerase sigma factor has translation MLPISEDVLVQRLYARDESAMTLFYDKYGRVLYNVILRIVRNEIVAEDVLQESMVKIWYSFDSYNATRGRLFTWALNVCRNAAIDQLRTRQYHEGQQTQPLENSLACYQIAATGFQPEHVGLRELVMCLKPNDRKIIDLLYFGGLTQAEVADELQVPLGTVKTRARAAMHALAKAVR, from the coding sequence ATGCTACCTATCAGCGAAGATGTACTAGTGCAGCGTCTTTACGCGCGGGATGAGTCGGCAATGACCCTGTTTTACGACAAGTACGGCCGGGTGCTTTATAACGTGATTCTGCGCATCGTGCGCAATGAGATAGTGGCCGAAGACGTGCTGCAGGAGAGCATGGTCAAAATCTGGTACTCTTTCGATTCCTACAATGCCACGCGCGGCCGCCTGTTTACCTGGGCCCTGAATGTATGCCGCAATGCTGCCATCGACCAGCTGCGCACCCGCCAGTACCACGAAGGCCAGCAAACCCAGCCGCTGGAAAACAGCCTGGCTTGCTACCAGATTGCTGCCACCGGCTTTCAGCCCGAGCATGTGGGGCTCCGCGAACTGGTGATGTGCCTAAAGCCCAATGACCGCAAAATCATTGATCTGCTCTATTTTGGCGGCCTGACCCAGGCCGAAGTAGCCGATGAGCTGCAAGTACCGCTGGGCACGGTCAAGACCCGGGCCCGGGCTGCTATGCATGCCCTAGCAAAGGCGGTTCGATAA
- a CDS encoding phage tail protein, which produces MPATAGAAQVGGDEYIGMVKLLTGTTPPVGWSRCDGRMLPVAEHPALFAVLGTAHGGDGTHLFSLPNLGEPATGGVLMQFAIKTANGPATTTALAELRLVRRPRAKRA; this is translated from the coding sequence ATGCCCGCTACAGCCGGGGCGGCTCAGGTCGGTGGCGACGAGTACATTGGTATGGTGAAGCTACTGACTGGTACTACCCCGCCTGTGGGCTGGTCGCGGTGTGATGGCCGAATGCTGCCAGTGGCCGAACACCCCGCGCTGTTTGCGGTGCTGGGAACGGCGCACGGTGGCGATGGCACCCACCTGTTTTCCCTGCCTAACCTAGGTGAACCAGCGACAGGTGGAGTGCTTATGCAGTTTGCCATCAAGACTGCCAACGGACCGGCTACAACCACTGCACTAGCCGAGTTGCGATTAGTACGGCGGCCCCGCGCTAAGCGGGCCTAG
- a CDS encoding phage tail protein — MDEAYIGSIVLFAGNFAPRNWAFCDGSLLSISQNSALFSILGTTYGGNGTTTFALPDLRGRTPVHANNGQPGPGVAAVQLGERAGTNTVTLTAQQMPAHTHVQQVATQAATTSTPGNTVVPGKPNGITSGSEETVAINDLVAAAGATLVPLAPNALSIAGGSQPVGVMQPYLGINYIICLYGLYPSRS; from the coding sequence ATGGACGAAGCTTACATCGGTTCCATCGTACTGTTTGCCGGCAACTTTGCGCCCAGAAACTGGGCCTTTTGTGACGGCTCTCTGCTAAGCATTTCCCAGAACTCGGCTTTGTTCTCGATTTTGGGCACCACCTACGGCGGCAACGGCACCACCACGTTTGCCTTGCCCGACCTGCGCGGTCGCACGCCCGTGCACGCCAACAACGGCCAGCCGGGCCCAGGTGTTGCGGCGGTACAGCTGGGTGAGCGCGCCGGCACCAACACCGTGACGCTTACCGCCCAGCAGATGCCCGCGCACACGCACGTGCAGCAGGTGGCGACGCAGGCAGCTACGACGAGCACCCCCGGCAACACCGTAGTGCCGGGCAAGCCGAACGGCATTACGAGCGGTAGCGAGGAGACGGTTGCTATTAACGACCTAGTGGCGGCCGCCGGGGCTACGCTCGTACCTCTGGCACCCAATGCCCTCAGCATTGCGGGTGGCAGCCAGCCGGTAGGTGTGATGCAGCCTTACTTAGGCATTAACTACATCATTTGCCTGTATGGGCTGTACCCCTCCCGGAGCTAA